The genome window TCGTTTCAATGGCTTCTCGTCACGTGacccatcctgttgcaagCTTCCCGTGACATTCCCGAGGTTCTTGACCTTGTGCATCTCCCGTCGGTACTTGGACCCTCCACCAACGCAACATGGCCTGAGCCGTTGCTATATCACAAATCTCCAGTTTCGTATCGACCACAGAGCTCCCAATTTTGGACGTTGTCATTTTTGTTGGTATGTTGAAAATCGAGAATGACATCCGACTCGAATGCCCTCACCTTGGCAACGAAATAAGACCATGGCAAGATGAAAGATGTGGCTGTCTCTTGCCCTGCACGACATTCCAGTGTCGGGAGGCCCCACCGACTCCATTTGATGGATGTTCGAGAGGCACAGGGGAACAGCATCGACAATCTAAACGTTCTTGACCAATCAGATGTGAGTCAAGAATTAGTCGCGTTGAATGGCACCCGTCATCTTGTTCGTTGCCGAGGCCCCCGAATCTTGACCGAATTTAGTATCTCCATCTCCCGATTCAATACTGATGATACAGGACACGACATCAGTAATATTTGAGTTCGATGGCCATGCATCTAAACATTGGGAGGTATTCCCGGAGGCAAGGGTTATTGAGTTCAGCATGGCCTTGAATATGCAACGCTAACAGGTGAAACAAATGAAGTTTTCAGCAaaatctcaatctcaaactCTAACCGTGGCTTTATCGCTAAAGGTGTGGGCACTAACGGATCAAGGACGTCAATCCTAATGGTCTTCCTTGCTGACAAAAGTCTCAAATCAAAGTCCCTCCGCCAAATGTCTAGATATTTAGCTTGTCCTAACAGAGCGGGTTAATAACTTGCTGTGGAGTATGGAATTCGGTCTAGGGCTTGCATAAACCAGTGAACTTTGAAGTGATAGAACTGTTTCATATACAGTAGATTTGGAGCAGCAATGTCTTGAACGTAGCCGCATCACGAAAGTCTCCACAGTCAGATCTTGAAACCTTGAGGTTCGTGGTGAAGATCCCAAAGCGCGTCGAGTTCTATTGATTGAGTTTCTCTAAGAAAGTCATTATACATAGAGAAATTAATACTTGAACTGTTGGTCCTCAAAATAGTTCAAGTATCGCTTAGAACTCTCGGATCCTACGTAaatgaggagaaagaggCCTCATCAAAATTGACTGATCAGGCGCTCATATGCAGGGATTCAAATTGCATGGGCGGGATTGCAAGTTGTGGCTGCCTTAGGCCCCTGAATGAGCTGTGCGCCACAAGAGGCTGTGGTCCCCTAAAGTGGTGAGGCTGGCAACGGCAGGGATAAGTTTACAGAGGACAGTTCAATCTCGTGGCATCAAAGGGGAATCAAGAGAATAAAGACCTTGTAAAGGCCAGCGCCGACAACAAAAGTTCCCGATTACGACAATAGCTACAGCGCAAAAAGAATCACTACCAAGTATCGGATTGTTTGACGAATCACGAGTTAATATTGCCGATATATCGCGCCAACGGCCAACATATCCAACCTGTGATAGCCTCAACGAGTTTGGAATAAGAGCCGATCCGAACCTGAAACCTACATAATCAAGTCACGATGCCGCCTCGAATAAATATTCCGCCGGTTACAcgtatccttctcatcgcTCTACTAGGCCAGTCCATCCTCAGCGCTGCCATAAGATATCGGCAATGGACTGCCAACGCAAACATCGTCATTCCCTACTTGACTCTGGTGCCGCAGTTGTCTATTATCTATCCCTGGACGTTCATAACATCAACTTTTGTCGAGAGTAATGTGTTTACGCTCGGTATTGCTGCTGTAACGATATACCACGGAGGACGATATCTCGAAAGAGCATGGTCATCGGCTGAGCTGGCCAAGTTTGTCGCTATTGTATCGCTGGTTCCAAACTTCCTGACACTCTGCGTTATGGTGCTTTGCTTTACGCTTACACGTAATGAGAACTGGACGTATGTATTATACTGCGCTCACAATGTTAGATGAAGAGAAACTGACACAGTTGTATAGCCTGACTGTCATTGCTGGAACCATTCCCGTTCAGATTGCTTTCCTCGTCGCTTTCAGCCAACTCGTCCCAGCGCATACTGTAACCCTCTTCCGCGGCGTCATATCTCTCCGAGTTCCTCGATTTCCTCTCATCTACATCGGCGCCGTTTTCCTTCTCTCTCTTACGCCTCTCCTTACCAGAGCTGCTTTGTGGCTTGCCATCTTTGGATTCCTGACCAGCTGGACCTATCTCCGATTCTACAAGACTGTGTTCCCCGACCTCGACTCGGCACAAGACGCCTCCCTCCGCGGTGATGCGAGCGAGACATTTGCGTTTGCCGAGTTCTTCCCTGGCCCGGTGAAGCCATTCGTCGCTGCCATCGCCGATCAGATCTTCCTGGTGATGGTTGCCATGAGATTGT of Fusarium oxysporum Fo47 chromosome I, complete sequence contains these proteins:
- a CDS encoding eukaryotic integral membrane protein-domain-containing protein produces the protein MPPRINIPPVTRILLIALLGQSILSAAIRYRQWTANANIVIPYLTLVPQLSIIYPWTFITSTFVESNVFTLGIAAVTIYHGGRYLERAWSSAELAKFVAIVSLVPNFLTLCVMVLCFTLTRNENWTLTVIAGTIPVQIAFLVAFSQLVPAHTVTLFRGVISLRVPRFPLIYIGAVFLLSLTPLLTRAALWLAIFGFLTSWTYLRFYKTVFPDLDSAQDASLRGDASETFAFAEFFPGPVKPFVAAIADQIFLVMVAMRLCTPFTPADASRNDSRIQRTAPGGARAEAERRRAIALRALDQRLHAATSNQPAQKPAQTNRPTGPTVQSQPQPATQTAMTSSPGPMLGETKFEPDHDDAKS